Part of the Variovorax sp. PAMC 28711 genome is shown below.
TCTCCTCGCCGGCAAACAGATGCCCGAGCACCACGTCGCCGGAGAATTCACGATTCAATGCCTCGAAGGCAGCGTTGAATTTTCCATCGGCACCACGCGAGACATCATGGGGCCGGGCAGCCTGAAGTGTCTGGCGGGCGGCGTGCCGCATTCCCTGGTGGCCATCGAGGATTCAAGTGTGCTCGTCACTCTGTTGCTTCATGAAGCATGAGGCCGTTCAAGCCGCTGCTGCATCGTTGCGTCCCTCCATGAAGCGGCGCGTTCCGGCTCGACCGGTGTTCTTCAAGCTGACGCAGATTCAGATGCCGGTCGGTGCCATCACCTCGATCATGCATCGGGTCACGGGCGTGGTTTTGGCGATCGCCATCCCGTTCTGTT
Proteins encoded:
- a CDS encoding cupin domain-containing protein — translated: MAIHHALSGELIDIRPLGAAIETTRTATLYKTQHIEVFRMVLLAGKQMPEHHVAGEFTIQCLEGSVEFSIGTTRDIMGPGSLKCLAGGVPHSLVAIEDSSVLVTLLLHEA